From the genome of Longimicrobiales bacterium, one region includes:
- a CDS encoding 3'(2'),5'-bisphosphate nucleotidase CysQ yields MDVDAQRVRDEQDLELALDAARAAADVVRSYIGRNLDVRHKSPNQPLTEADLAADRLLRERLGSARPEYGWLSEETADSPDRLGRRSVWIVDPIDGTRSFIAGRPEFSISVGLAVDGVPRAGVIVNPATREMFHAVRGGGAYWREENGGEPHRLRAEPRPGAELVASRSDVKARWLQEIGRGWTLRPLGSTAYKLALVAAGRAAGYITRGRRSEWDLCAGVLLVEEAGGRITDASGAPIPFNRRDTDVEGVIAAPQALHAQLLAHGGKGSRGRS; encoded by the coding sequence ATGGACGTTGACGCGCAACGCGTCCGCGACGAACAGGACCTGGAGCTGGCGCTCGACGCGGCGCGCGCGGCCGCGGACGTCGTGCGCAGCTACATCGGCCGCAACCTGGACGTTCGCCACAAGTCACCCAACCAGCCGCTCACCGAGGCCGACCTGGCCGCCGACCGGCTGCTGCGGGAGCGGCTGGGCAGCGCCAGGCCGGAGTACGGCTGGCTCTCCGAGGAGACAGCAGACTCGCCCGACCGGCTCGGGCGGAGATCCGTCTGGATCGTCGACCCGATCGACGGCACGCGGTCCTTCATCGCGGGTCGGCCGGAGTTCAGCATCTCGGTCGGCCTGGCTGTGGATGGGGTGCCCCGCGCAGGGGTGATCGTGAATCCCGCGACACGCGAGATGTTCCACGCAGTGCGCGGCGGGGGCGCGTACTGGCGCGAGGAGAATGGCGGTGAGCCGCACCGGCTTCGGGCCGAGCCGCGTCCCGGTGCGGAGCTGGTTGCGTCCCGCTCCGACGTGAAGGCCCGATGGCTGCAGGAGATCGGGCGCGGCTGGACGCTGCGCCCGCTGGGCAGCACGGCCTACAAGCTGGCGCTCGTCGCCGCGGGCCGGGCCGCGGGGTATATCACGCGAGGCCGCCGCAGCGAGTGGGACCTCTGTGCGGGTGTCCTGCTGGTCGAGGAAGCAGGAGGTCGCATCACCGATGCGTCGGGTGCGCCGATCCCCTTCAACCGGCGTGACACGGACGTGGAAGGTGTCATCGCAGCGCCGCAGGCGTTGCACGCGCAGCTGCTCGCGCACGGCGGCAAGGGAAGCAGAGGACGATCATGA
- a CDS encoding DUF445 family protein translates to MDPELVRALVTVAFGAIAGGVTNSVAVWMLFNPHEPPRLFGRELRLLQGAIPKNKARLATAMGRTVGGKLLTPEDLSRSLQEPGFRAAFDERLTAFIVAVFHEDRGALKEILPPDVLEELRALLQQAGAHGLLRLDAWLASDDFHSATVRWADALGREVADRPIGDVLTPEREHALAESAERWIADAVEAPGFEAAIADYLDRGTQRLLKPGRTFQELLPQGLVSAVERAISGYLPIALERLGGLMEEPAARSRVEKIVHELLDRFMRDLKFHQRLVAALIITPETIDRVIKAIEEEGAAKIAEMLQDDDVRDAMARGVNDAIVDFLRKPVTDVLGTAEDASVRDVRATVEGWVMQLARDPQTRGFLVEKLRATIASAERRTWSDVLRHVPTERVADVVARAARSERAREIYADAVDRLIEAVLSKKLGRLGDRLGADVPARVERALAEPLWDWVQRQVPPVAQRIDIAAKVEQKILEFPTQQVEELIKGVTERELQLIVRLGYVLGGMIGMGSAVLATIFS, encoded by the coding sequence GATTCCCAAGAACAAGGCCAGGCTCGCCACGGCGATGGGGCGCACGGTGGGGGGCAAGCTGCTCACGCCGGAGGACCTTTCGCGCAGCCTGCAGGAGCCCGGGTTCCGCGCCGCGTTCGACGAACGGCTGACCGCGTTCATCGTGGCGGTGTTCCATGAGGATCGGGGCGCCCTGAAGGAGATTCTGCCGCCGGACGTGCTGGAAGAGCTGCGTGCACTCCTCCAGCAGGCGGGCGCGCACGGTCTGCTGCGGCTGGACGCATGGCTCGCGTCCGACGATTTCCATTCTGCAACGGTCCGCTGGGCGGACGCGCTCGGCCGGGAGGTGGCGGACCGCCCGATCGGGGATGTCCTCACGCCCGAGCGAGAGCACGCGCTCGCGGAGTCGGCGGAGCGATGGATCGCGGACGCGGTGGAGGCGCCCGGTTTCGAGGCCGCGATCGCGGACTACCTCGACCGCGGCACACAGCGGCTGCTGAAGCCCGGCCGCACATTCCAGGAGCTGCTGCCGCAGGGCCTCGTGTCCGCGGTCGAGCGCGCGATCAGCGGCTACCTGCCGATCGCCCTGGAGCGGCTCGGCGGCCTGATGGAGGAGCCTGCCGCTCGCAGCCGTGTCGAGAAGATCGTGCACGAGCTGCTCGACCGCTTCATGCGCGACCTGAAGTTCCACCAGCGTCTCGTGGCCGCGCTCATCATCACGCCCGAGACGATCGACAGGGTCATCAAGGCGATCGAGGAGGAGGGTGCGGCCAAGATCGCCGAGATGCTGCAGGACGACGACGTCCGCGATGCGATGGCGCGTGGCGTGAACGACGCGATCGTCGACTTCCTGCGCAAGCCCGTCACGGACGTGCTCGGCACGGCGGAGGACGCATCCGTGCGTGACGTGCGTGCTACCGTCGAGGGCTGGGTCATGCAGCTCGCGCGTGATCCGCAGACACGCGGCTTCCTCGTCGAAAAGCTGCGCGCGACGATCGCCAGTGCGGAGCGACGCACCTGGAGCGACGTGCTGCGTCACGTGCCCACCGAGCGCGTCGCGGACGTGGTGGCACGCGCTGCCCGGAGCGAGCGCGCTAGGGAGATCTACGCGGACGCCGTCGACCGGCTGATCGAAGCCGTGCTGTCGAAGAAGCTCGGCCGGCTCGGTGACAGGCTCGGCGCCGATGTCCCCGCCCGCGTCGAGCGCGCGCTCGCCGAGCCGCTCTGGGACTGGGTGCAGCGGCAGGTGCCCCCGGTCGCGCAGCGCATCGACATCGCGGCCAAGGTCGAGCAGAAGATCCTGGAATTTCCGACGCAGCAGGTGGAGGAGCTCATCAAGGGGGTCACCGAGCGGGAACTGCAGCTGATCGTCCGGCTCGGCTACGTACTGGGCGGCATGATCGGAATGGGGTCAGCCGTGCTCGCGACCATCTTCTCCTGA